From the genome of Streptomyces sp. SID8374:
CCCGCAGGGGCGCCCGTGTGACCGCCGTCGACGTCGGCCGCCGGGCCGTCCTCACCGCCCGGCTGAACGCGCTGCTCGCCCGGCAGCGGGTGACCGTCCACCGGGGCGACCTCGTGGACCCGGTCCCGGGACGGACGTACGACCTGGTGCTCAGCAACCCGCCGTACGTCCCCTCACCGCTGGGCCCGCCGCCCCGGCGCGGCAGCGCCCGCGCCTGGGACGCGGGGCACGACGGGCGCGCGGTGGTGGACCGCATCTGCGACGCCGCCCCCTACCTCCTGCGCCGGGGCGGCGTGCTGCTCCTGGTCCACTCCGACCTGACCGGTACGGAGGCGACCCTGCGGCACCTGTCCCGAGGCGGGCTCAAGGCCGAGGTGAGCGACACGGCGAGCGTGCCGTTCGGGCCCGTCCTGCTCTCCCGGCTTCCCTGGCTGCGCGGCCGGGGCCTCCTGGACGCCCACACCGACGAGGAGAAGCTGGTGGTCATCCGTGCCGAGCAGCCCTGAACGGTCCGCCCGCCCCGCCCGCGTCACCCTCGGTACCGACGGGCCGCTCCTGGTGGAGGGCCCCGTCGAGGTGGTCGGCGACGACGGCACCCTCTACACCTCGCGCCGCTTTACCGCCGCGATCTGCACCTGCCGCAAGACCCGTACGTACCCGTGGTGCGACACCAGCCACCGGCGCCGGGTGAAGCCGGAACCGGAACCCGCCGAGAGCGGGACCGACCGTACCGATGGAGCCGCCTGATGACCGCCTACCGTGAGCCGAGGCGCCGTAGCCCCCCGCTGCCCGCCCCGCGCGGACCGCTGTCCGGCGAGGTCATCGCCGCTCTGCGCACCGGCGAGGCCCCCCGGGCCCACGCGGCCGGTGACGCGGACCCCTACGGTGACGACCTCCAGCTCGCCCTCTACGTCCTGTACGAACTGCACTACCAGGGCTTCGCGGACGTGGACGAGGAGCACGAGTGGGACCCCGCTCTGCTCGGCCTGCGCCGCTCCCTGGAGCAGCCCTTCCTCGCCGCCCTCCGCGCGGACGCCCGCAGGGACGGGGACGTGGACGCCGCGCTCGCCGGTCTGCTCGTCGAACCCGTCGGCGACGACGGCCACAGCGTCAGCCATTTCCTCCAGAACCACGGCGAGCTGTGGCAGCTACGCGAGTACGCGGCCCTGCGCTCGCTCTACCACCTCAAGGAGGCCGATCCGCACGCCTGGGTGATCCCCCGGCTGTACGGACGGGCCAAGGCCGCCATGGTGGCGGTCGAGTTCGACGAGTTCGGCGCCGGACGGGAAGCGGACATCCATGCCCGCCTGTACGCCGAGCTGATGGACGACCTGTCCCTGGAGACGGCGTACGGGCACTACCTCGACGCCGCACCCGCCGATGTGCTCGCCACCGTCAACCTGATGTCCCTGTTCGGACTGCACCGCTCGCTCAGGGGCGCCCTCGTCGGCCACTTCGCCGCCGTCGAGGTCACCTCCTCACCCGGCTCCCGCCGGCTCGCCGCCGCGCTGAAACGCGTCGGCGCGGGGCCGGCCGCCCAGCGGTTCTACGACGAACACGTGGAGGCCGACGCGGTGCACGAACAGGTCGTACGCCGCGACGTCATCGGCGGACTGCTCGCCGACGAACCGCACCTGGAGGCCGACATCGCCTTCGGGATCGAGGCCACCGGACTGCTGGAGGACCGCCTCGCCGCGCGTCTGCTCGCCGCCTGGCGGAGCAACTCCACCGCGCTGCGCGGCCCGCTGGACTGACCGGCGGCGAAACGGCCCCTCACGTCAGTTGTCACCGTACGTAACCGCAGGAGATGCGGTCCGGACCGACTCCGGTGACGCTGGGGCTCCGACCGCGCACGCAACACCAGGTTGCCGACGGAGGAACCACGACGGAGGAGACCCTCATGGACCTGCCCGACACCCCGCTCGAACGCACCCGCCGCACCCGTGAACGCGCCGAGGAGCTGGGCCGCGCCGCCGACCGCGCGACCGACCCCGAACACCGCCAGCGCCTGCGGGAGAAGGCCCGGCGCCTGCTCGGCGAGGAGGCGGAGGGCCAGGAGAGGAGCTGACCCGCGCCGAGGCGAGGCGCGGGTCAGACGGCCAGAGGGGCGGCCGGTGCCACGAGCGCGCCCTCGATGCCGTGCCGCTCCAGCGAGTCGGCGACGAACCCGCTCGCCTTCATCTCCTCCACGAAGGACGCCAGCACCTCCTGCGCCGTCGTACCCCGGGGGGCCGGGATGCCCATGGCCTGCTGGATCACCATGAAGCGCCCGGGCAGCACCCGTACGCCGGGGGCGCGCCGGGCCTCATTCTCCAGCAACTGGCGGATCCCGGCGGCCACTTCGACCTCTCCCTCCCGCAGGGCGGCGAGCGCGGCGGGAGCGCCCCGCCGCCGCACGATCTCGGCGTTCTCGATCGCCCGGGTGAGGAAGAGGTCGTAGGCGCTGCCCGAACCGACCGAGATCCGAGTCCCCTTGACGTCCACCTCCCCGTTGCCGGTCAGCGTGGAGGACTCGCGTACGAGGTAACTGCCCTCGATCAGCACATAGGGAGCGGTGAACAGCAGCCCCTCGCTCCGGGCGGGGTCCACGGCGAAGAACCCGATGTCCGCCTTCTCCGCCCTCACCGCGTCCACCGAAGCGGCCGCCCTCTCGAAGACCACGAGCTCCACGCCCACCCCGAGCCGCCGCCCGAACTCGTACGCGAGGTCGACCGAGACCCCGACCGGGTCGCCGCCCGCCGGGTTCCGGCTGGCCAGGATCGGGTTGCCGAGGTTGATGGACGCGCGCAGTGTGCCGTCGGGTGCGAACGCGGGAACAAGGGCCGGAGCTATCTGCTGCTGGGTCATGCGGGCGAGTCTACGAGCCCGGTGCCAGGCGACGACGGAGCCCGAAATCCCCGCCGCCGACCTGGCCCGCGACCGCCTCCGTACGGCCTCACGCGCCCACCGTCCCGTCCACCCCTTCGCGCAGCAGGTCCGCGTGCCCGTTGTGACGGCCGTACTCCAGCAGGACATGCACCATGACCATCCGGAGCGAGACCTCCTCGCCCCACCGGGGCTGGTAGCCCGCCAGAGCCAGGGAGCCGGCCTCCCTCTCGATCCGCCGCGAGGTCTCGACCTCGGCCTCCCAGGCGGTGAACGCCTCCACCCGGTTCGACGCGCTCGCGTCGTACGCCGCCTGGAAGTCGACCTTCTCCGACCAGACCATCGGGGCCTCGTGGTCCTCGAAGGTCCGGCGGAACCAGGCCCGTTCCACCTCCGCCATATGACGGACCAGGGCGAGCAGCGACAGGGTCGAGGGAGGCATCGACTTCCGGCGCAGCTCGTCGTCGGTCAGCCCCTCGCACTTCATGGCCAGGGTCGCCCGGTGGTAGTCGAGGAAGGCCCGCAGGGTCTCGCGCTCGTCACCGAAGGAAGGAGGTCCTGTCCGGTGGTCCTCTGTCATGGCCGCATCCCTCGTTCCGTCGTTCCGGCGGTCAGTATCCCTCTCGCCTTCCCCGCCCCTGGGATCAGGTCAGCCGCACCTTCACCGTCTGCGTGGCCCCCCGCGTACCGGAGAGATCGCCGAACACCAGCCGCAGCGAAGCGCCCGTGGTCGCCGAGGTCACGGTCGACGGCTTCGAGACGACGGAGGCGACGGCCCTGTTCCAGGTCAGGGTCA
Proteins encoded in this window:
- a CDS encoding HemK2/MTQ2 family protein methyltransferase, which gives rise to MTHDSRVRRVQEVPVTAAVPTSAASRRQGVRTLPGVYAPQHDTHLLLKALARETVRPGSDVIDLGTGSGLLAVAAARRGARVTAVDVGRRAVLTARLNALLARQRVTVHRGDLVDPVPGRTYDLVLSNPPYVPSPLGPPPRRGSARAWDAGHDGRAVVDRICDAAPYLLRRGGVLLLVHSDLTGTEATLRHLSRGGLKAEVSDTASVPFGPVLLSRLPWLRGRGLLDAHTDEEKLVVIRAEQP
- a CDS encoding CDGSH iron-sulfur domain-containing protein, which produces MPSSPERSARPARVTLGTDGPLLVEGPVEVVGDDGTLYTSRRFTAAICTCRKTRTYPWCDTSHRRRVKPEPEPAESGTDRTDGAA
- a CDS encoding iron-containing redox enzyme family protein; translated protein: MTAYREPRRRSPPLPAPRGPLSGEVIAALRTGEAPRAHAAGDADPYGDDLQLALYVLYELHYQGFADVDEEHEWDPALLGLRRSLEQPFLAALRADARRDGDVDAALAGLLVEPVGDDGHSVSHFLQNHGELWQLREYAALRSLYHLKEADPHAWVIPRLYGRAKAAMVAVEFDEFGAGREADIHARLYAELMDDLSLETAYGHYLDAAPADVLATVNLMSLFGLHRSLRGALVGHFAAVEVTSSPGSRRLAAALKRVGAGPAAQRFYDEHVEADAVHEQVVRRDVIGGLLADEPHLEADIAFGIEATGLLEDRLAARLLAAWRSNSTALRGPLD
- a CDS encoding DUF6381 family protein yields the protein MDLPDTPLERTRRTRERAEELGRAADRATDPEHRQRLREKARRLLGEEAEGQERS
- a CDS encoding transporter substrate-binding domain-containing protein, producing the protein MTQQQIAPALVPAFAPDGTLRASINLGNPILASRNPAGGDPVGVSVDLAYEFGRRLGVGVELVVFERAAASVDAVRAEKADIGFFAVDPARSEGLLFTAPYVLIEGSYLVRESSTLTGNGEVDVKGTRISVGSGSAYDLFLTRAIENAEIVRRRGAPAALAALREGEVEVAAGIRQLLENEARRAPGVRVLPGRFMVIQQAMGIPAPRGTTAQEVLASFVEEMKASGFVADSLERHGIEGALVAPAAPLAV
- a CDS encoding DinB family protein, yielding MTEDHRTGPPSFGDERETLRAFLDYHRATLAMKCEGLTDDELRRKSMPPSTLSLLALVRHMAEVERAWFRRTFEDHEAPMVWSEKVDFQAAYDASASNRVEAFTAWEAEVETSRRIEREAGSLALAGYQPRWGEEVSLRMVMVHVLLEYGRHNGHADLLREGVDGTVGA